Genomic segment of Prochlorococcus marinus CUG1433:
TTTGTTTTCTACTTTTATATCTGAATTTATAGGCATCCACAAAATTTTCATCAATTTTAATAGATATTGAAAAATGCTCTATTGCTTTATAAATTTGTTCATCTCAAAAAATATAATTCCCATATCAAAATTTGCCATAGGACAGTTTGGGTCCAATTCATATTCTTTTTTGTAGTCTTCTATCGCATTTGCAAAATTACCTAATTTTTTATTTGCATAATCTCTTTTTGAAAAAGCATCAGGATTTTTTGGATTTAATTTAATTGATTTATTAAGGTCTTTAATTGCTAAATCAAATTTTCCATTATTAAGTTTTGAAATTCCTAAAGTTAAAAATTCTTCACTTGAGAGTAATTTATTTTCTTTCATAACTCCTTATTTAGAAAAACTAATAAAAAATTTATGATTTAATCAAAAATATTATTGAATTCTTTTTGAAGGGATTTGTAACCTTTATTTAAATCGTTAATTAGGTTGTTTACATTATCTTCAATATCTTCTTTTAAATCTGAATAAGTTTCTTTGACCACTTGTTGAATTGCTCCATAAAATATTGATTCAAATGTACCAGGTTGAAACTTTTCAATCCAATATCCACCAAGACAATATATTTTTGTAGGAATTAACTTAACAAAAGAATCCTCAGATTCTGATTTGAATGTTTCAATTATTTTTGTAGTTAAATCGCCTCTTGAATTTTCAACACCAAAAGATGCAACTCCTTTGGCAATCATTTTAGTTGTACCATCTATTTTGTTTGTACTATCAAATGTATTTTTTGCCACTATTTTCTCTAGTGAGAAACAATAATCAGTAAGGTTAGTATTTTCTTTTTCAGTTGGATAAATTAATCCAAATAAACTAATTACAAATACTGAAGGTATAAGTAATTTTTTCATCTGTAATTTTTATAAAGATTATCATAATAAATATTTTATTTCTTTGGTGTTTAAGATTAATATTATTCTCAATTTTTAATGAAGGAGCATAAAAACAAGGACGGGAGTCTAATTCTTTGGATTTTGAAAAGTTTGACTTTACCTGTTGCAATTTTAATTATCCCTTCAATATTATTTATGGTCTTTATTGCAAGTAATTTTATTTGGTGTGATTGGAATTATGAAAAAGGATTTATATCAAAGAGTGAATCATTAGATTGTATGTGGGTAGATCTCGAAGAAGATTAGGGAGGTCTGCGTCCATTTCATACAGAAACCGCAATCCAACCTCCAATTAATGCTTAATTTAATCTAAATATTAAAAATGAAATATAAATTTCGTTTTTCTCTAATTTTTATTTACTCAACATTCTGAAGTGTTGGGGGAAATGTTGGGGGAATTAGACCTAATTTGTAAAATATGGGTGTCAGTTGGTGTCTGATAATATCTGATGAAACCACATCAACTAACACCCTCTCCGTAGTAACTTACAAGAATCCTTTATTATAAAATTTTATTTATCTTATCTCCATAAAAAGGATTATATTTTGTACATCTTCGATATTTCAATTTAAAGACCGTTGGCATGAATCTTAGATTTACATATATACAATTAAAAAAAAATTTGGTTGGGAGAAATTTATAATTATTTTTAATCTAAGAGTTAATATAAAATTAATTTAAATTGAAAATATTTTTATGGTAAAAAAAAATCTTTTTGTTACTTTAGGTAAATATGGAAAAGTCAGCAAAAATCTAGGAAAAGAATTTGTTAAAAATGATCTTGAATACGAATCAATTTCATGGAAAGATATAAATAATAAGGGACTTTTATCAAAATTAATAAATTTAAGATCAACAATAAAAAATAAATACAATGATATTTTATTTATAGATTGTTTAATTGGAAGTAACAATTATATTGAAGAATCAAATCTTCATCTAAATAATTTAAAAGAGACAAAGAAAATATTTCCCAACTCTATATATATTTTTCTCTCAACCTTTGAACCAGATTCAAATTATTTTACATCATACAGAGATACTAAAAGGAAATTAGAAAATCTTATTTTTAAAAATAACGGTTCTGTGATTAGAATTGGATGGGCTATGAATAGAGATGATGAATTATTATTGTCTAAAAGGAAAAGAAATTTTCCAAAGTTTGCAATTAAGGATTTTTCAAATAACCATATCTTAATTCCAGGAACAAGGATTAATGATCTATTAATGTTTTTAAATAAGAAATTAGAAAATGGAAAACTTTACAGATGTTACTCTTATTTTTTATTCATGATTTTTGAATTATCGTTAGTGCCAAGATTATATTTTGAAAAAAAGTGCAAAACAAATTTTTCACTTCCTCTACCTGTTGGTATAATAATTTTTTCTTTAAGAACAATAATAAATATCCTAAAAAAAATTCACATTAATACGAGATTAATTGACATAATAGAAAAGCCTTATTCATTATTGATACAACAGACCATAATTAAAAATTATAAGAAATCACAAGTAACGTTAAATTATGAATGAAGAACTATTTGACATCTCTATTTTAGGAGGAGGAATATCATGTCTTGCATCATTGAAATATTTAATAAGTCTTAAATCTAATCTGAAAATATGTATTATTTGTAGTAATAAAGATTTTAATAATAAAAAAGTATCTAAGAAATATTATCAAAGCTTTTCACTTAGTCATTTAAAAGTATCTAATAATATCAGAAAAAATCAAATAGATAAGTCAATACTAACTTCTTCAATAGATTACAAACTTTCAATATTATCAACACATAATTTAGGGGGATTAGCTAGTTTTTGGGGTGGAGGGTTTTTCCCAAGTTTTGATAAAAAATCTTCTACTGAAAGAAAGAAATATGAATTTATAAAAAAAATATTTTCAATATATGAGATGAATAACTCTTTGGAGAGTTTTAATTTTTCTTCTTTTGTTACTAAATTTGAAAAACTTAGATGCCAATTTTTAATTAACTCCAATTCTAAAAAATATTCTTCACCCTCTATCTTAGACCCAAGAATTGAAATAGAAAAAATTTGCATTCAAAACAATATCCCAATTTTTAAGGATTATTTCATTGAAAAATTGGAATATGATAAAGATAAAAATAATATCAGGATTATTTCAAAAAATAAACCAATTTTTACTAGAAATATTTTGTTAGGTTTCGGAGTTTTTAATACTCCAAAGATTTTAATAAAATCAAAAATTTTAAAACAAAAACAATTTTATTTTTATGATCATTACCTATATCGCATACCTTTAATTGATTTGAAAAATATTTTTTTTAGTCAAAAAAACAAGCTTATTAAAAAAAATATTTCTTCCTTGGAATCAGCATTTTTAAAAAAAAATGATTACAAAGAAATATTTTTAGGGATTTATAAAATTAATAATAAAATTGTTAAAAACTTTCCAAAATTCAATCCCGTTATACAGTATTTAATTAAGAAAAATATTCTAATATTTAGCCAAATATTTTTTTCTGATGAAAAAGAAAAATTCAGAGTTAAAGGTGTATACGAAAATGATAATTACTTCTTTGAAAAAATAAACTATAAAGGCTTAGATATTTGGAGTAAGGTAAATATATTTTTTTTCTATTTATTAAAAGGCTATATTCCTATGCCATTTAAAAGTTTACAAAAATTCGGTTCCTCTTATCATGTCCATGGTTCTTTAAAAGACTTAAGATTAATAAATCTTTCAGGTAGCAATAAAATTAAGTGTCAAATTCAGATAATAGATAGTTCAAGCTTAAAAGTTATTGAGTCTCCACCAAGCTCATATTTTTTAATTCATAACGCTATAGAAAGGACAAAAATTCTCGTAAAAAATATACAAATATCGTAAATCTAAAGACTGATTTGGTTTGAGTTAAGAATTTAGTTTTTTTAAATAAGCATTAAACTTCATGAACAAAGAAGTTTTTGATTTATTAGGGCCTTAAACTTATTTTTCTAATATTTCTCTGAATAAATAGGGTATCAATCCCCTAAGAAGAGATTCATTTAAAGATCTTCGCCGTTTATTAATACAAACAGAATAACTACTATAGGAAGAGTCAATAAGAGGAAACGCTCAATTATTATTAAGTGATCTCAGAATATTTATTTTTCCCAAAAAGGGTCCGTAGTTAGGGAAACTTTTAATGGACATTTTCTATCACTTTTAATATTACTTATACAAGCCCTTATTGTTTCACCATTTACATCTATTTCACACGCACCACAACTTCCTGTGAAACACCCAGCTGGTATTTCTAAACCTGCTTTTTCAGCAGAAGAGAACCAATCATCTCCTTCTGAAACTAATGTCTCTATATTGTTTGGCCATATTACTTTTATATTTGTTTCTTTCAACTTAAAAATGATTTGAGATTTAGATGTTTGTGGAATTCATTAGCAAGATTATCAATAATGAATTGTCTCTTCTCTTTATAAGATATTGATTTTTTACTTAATATTGGTAAATTTTTACTCTTCCTTATTAAATTAATATATTGCTCTCTCCAACTGTCATTTTCAAAGATCCCATGAATATATGTTCCTGCAATAGTTCCGCCTTTATTATTTTCTTTGTACCAACCAAGATTTAAATCTTTAAATATAGGATTAATCTTTAATGAACTTTGGATTTCATCTAATACAGTTTGACCATTATGAATTTCAAATCCATTAATATCTGAGTGGCATGGCCATAAAGATTCAGAGTTGATTTGACGTGTTAATTTTTTTTTAAAGAAAGTCGTTTTTAATGGTAGTAATCCAATACCTTTAATTTTTTGTTCAGAGTAATTTTTGGAACCCTCTTTAAGATAAGGGTCTTCAAGTGTAGTCCCTAACATTTGTAAACCTCCACATATTCCAATAATATTTCCTTTGTTATTTGAATAGTCCCTTATATCCTGAGATAAGCCAGAATTTTCAAGAAATATTTGATCTTTAATCGTTTGTTTACTGCCGGGCAGAATAATGAAGTCATACTTATTTAGGTTCTGTGATTTTCTAATCCATTCAATTAATATTGTTTCTTCATTATCGAGTGGATCAAAATCTGAAAAGTTACTAATAGATGGTAATTTTATAATCCCAACTTTGATGTCAGGATTTTTAAAAAGTGATTTTTTTTCTATTAAATCTAAAGAATCCTCTGGTGGAAATGAATCATTTAACCATGGAATAATTCCAATAACAGGGATTTGAGTTTTATTCTCTATCCATTTTTTCCCGTCTTCAAATAATGAAAGATCTCCTCTGAATCTATTTATAATAATTCCCTTAATAAGTTTTTTTTCTTCTGGTTTCATTAATTCAAGGGTCCCTATTATTTGTGCAAATACTCCTCCCCTTTCAATATCAGTAACCAAAATGCAATTTGCATTTAAGTACTTAGCAACTCTTAAATTAGTCAGATCTCTATGAATCAAATTCATCTCTACAGGACTTCCAGCCCCTTCAATAATTAATCGACAATTTGGATTCCGCTTATAAATAGACTTTAAACTTTTTTTTATTACTTCCCAGCCAGGAATAAACCAATCTTGGTAGTAATCTTTTGCAGTTGTTGTTCCTACACTTTTACCTAGGTGAATAACCTCACTTATTGAATTTCCTTGTGGTTTTAATAAAATTGGATTCATCTCTGTAGAGGGATTAATACCACAAGCAAAGGCTTGAAGAGCTTGTGAATATGCCATCTCTCCACCTTCCCAATCAACCCAAGCGTTGTTACTCATATTTTGCCCTTTAAAAGGGATTGGTTCTTCTCCTAGATTTTTAAGAATCCTGCAAATAGCAGTAACTGTTAAAGATTTGCCTGCTCCACTGGAAGTGCCTAGGACCATTATTGGTTTCTTTATTTCATATAATTTTGCTTCTAATTCCATTGGTAATTTATATTAATTTTGAAATTTATTAATTAGTAAATTGAATTATAATTTGGAAAAAAATTTGTGTTAATTCTAGCCTCTGCTTCTCAATCTAGAAAGAAATTACTAGAAAATTGTCAAATTGAATTTATCCAAAAATCAAGTGACTTTGATGAAACTACTATTCAAGAAAAGAATATATTAAATTTAGCTTTGGAATTATCTTTTCAAAAGGCTAATAATTTATCTGAAAATATTCAAAACATATCATTGCCCGAAGAATTTAATTATGGTCCAGTGGAAATACTTGGGTGCGATTCAATTTTTGAATTTAAAGGAGAAGCTTATGGAAAACCATCTAATAAAGAGGAGGCATTTATTAGATGGAAAAAAATGTCTGGAGAATTTGGATTTTTACATACTGGTCATACTCTAATGATTGGGAATTTTGATTCAACTTCCAAAATTTTTAAAATCGCTGAAATAATAAAAAAAACAGTAAGTTCAAAAGTTTATTTTTCTAAGTTGGAAGATTGGGAAATTAAGAGTTATGTAGATACAAATGAACCTTTATATTGCGCCGGAGGATTTGCCTTGGAAGGTGTAGGCGGTAAATATATAGAAAAAATAGAGGGTTGTTTCAGTAATGTAATGGGTTTAAGCCTGCCATGGCTTAGAGAAAATTTATATAGATAATAAAATCGAACAAAAAAAAACCCTATCAAAAGATAGGGCTTTTTAGTTGAGATAGAAATTAATCTAGATCAGGCATTTCTAGAGCTGGTTCACTCTTTCTGTCGATTCCTTTTTCGAAACCAGCAGCGGCTGCTCTAGCACGTCCAGCATGCCAAAGGTGACCGATGAATGTAAACCATCCTAGGAAGAATTGAGCTGCAGCTAACCACTGTCTTAAGTTAACGAAGTTAACAGCATTAGGCTCTGTTATTATTCCACCAACGGAGTTGATAGAAGCGTTAGGAGCATGAGTCATATATTCAGCAGCTCTTCTTACTTGCCAAGGCTGAATATCATTTTGGATTTTCTCAAGGCTCAATCCGTTAGGTCCTCTTAAAGGCTCTAACCATGGACCTCTGAAATCCCAAAATCTCATTGTTTCACCACCAAATATAATTTCACCTGTAGGAGATCTCATGAGATACTTACCTAGTCCTGTTGGTCCCATTGTTGAACCTACATTAGCTCCAATTCTTTGGTCTCTCACAAGGAAAGTAAAGCTTTGGGCCTGTGAAGCTTCAGCGTTTGTTGGACCATAAAACTCAGAAGGGTAAGCAGTGTTGTTAAACCAGATGAATGTTGAAGCAATAAAACTTGCAACACATATACCACCAAGAGCATAACTTAATAGTCCTTCACCATTCCAGATGAATGCTCTTCTTGCCCATCCAAAGGGTTTAGTAAAGATATGGAATATTCCTCCAATAATTGCAGTAATACCCACATAAACATGTCCACCAACAATATCTTCAATGGAGTTAACGCCGATTATAGAACCAGCTCCTCCCCATGGAGATCTGAATAGATAGCCAAGAATAACTCTTGGATCTAACGTTGGATTTACAAGTCTAACTTCACCACCACCAGGTGCCCATGTGTCATACGCACCGCCAATAAAACACCAGTTTACTGACCATGCTAGAGCACCTACACCTAAAACAATCAAATGATATCCAAGAATGTTTGTCATTTGATTTTTATCTCTCCAATCTGTGGAGAAAAATGGAAAATCTTCTTCAAGTTTTTCTGGACCTGCTAATGAATGGTAAATACCACCAAAACCAAGAACAGCCGAAGCTATCAAATGAACCACACCTGCTTGGAAGAAAGGCATGATATCAGTAACTTCACCACCTGGGCCTATTCCATAGCCAAACATTGCAACGTGTGGCATACAGATTAAACCTTGCTCCCACATTGGTTTATCAAAAGTAAAATGATTTACCTCAAAGAGCATCATTGCTCCCGCCCAAAAGACTATTAGTCCAGAGTGAGCAATGTGAGCTCCTAATAAACGTCCAGATAAATTGATTAATCTAGCGTTGCCTACATACCAGGCATAACCAGTTTCCTCAATACTTTGGTTTGGAGCTCTTAATAGATTATTAAAGGGCGTTTCCACGTGGAAGAACCTCCTCAGGGAATACAAAGTTTTCGTGTGGTTGATCCACAGAAGACATCCATGCTCGCATACCTTCGTTCAAAAGTATATTTTTTGTATAGAAAGTTTCAAATTCTGGATCTTCTGCTGCACGGATTTCTTGGCTTACGAAATCATAAGCTCTTAAGTTTAGTGCTAAGCCTACAATACCAATTGAAGATGTCCACATACCCATAACAGGTACAAACAACATCAAGAAATGTAAGAAACGCTTGTTTGAGAAAGCAATACCGAAGATTTGACTCCAGAATCTATTCGCTGTAATCATTGAATAAGTTTCTTCTTCCTGAGTTGGGTCAAAAGCTCTAAATGTGGAACTTTGGACTTTACCATCTGTATAAATACTTGTATCTTCATACAAAGTATTTTGTACTGTAGCTCCATGGATAGCGCAAAGTAGAGCACCTCCAAGAATTCCAGCAACACCCATCATGTGGAATGGATTTAAAGTGATATTGTGAAAACCTTGAATGAACAGGATGTAACGGAAGATTGCTGCAACACCGAATGAAGGTGCAAAGAACCAACTATGCTGTCCTAAAGGATAAATAAGGAAAATACTTGTGAATACTGCGATTACTGCTGAGAAAGCTAATGCGTTGTAAGGTCTAATTCCAACAAGGCCAGCAATTTCAAACTGACGAAGCATAAAACCTATAAGGCCGAATACTCCATGTAATGCAACGAAGTTCCAAAGACCACCAAGTTGTAGCCATCTTACGAAACTACCTTGGGCTTCAGGACCCCATAAAAATAGAAGACTGTGTCCCATGGCATCACCAGGGGTACTTACAGCTGCTGTTAGGAAGTTACAACCTTCAAGGTATGAGCTTGCAACTCCGTGTGTGTACCAAGAGGTAACAAATGTTGTTCCGACAAACCAACCGCCTATTGCAAGATATGCACAAGGAAGTAGAAGTAGTCCGGACCAACCAATAAATACAAAGCGGTCACGCTTCAACCAATCATCAAGGACATCGAACCATCCTCTCTGTGGGGCGCTACCAACTGCGATCGTCATGAGAAATCGTTTTTAGCTTCGGGATACGCAGTGACTGTAACAAAGATTGAGAGTAATGTGGGGAAATATTTGTATATCTGAAATGCCTTGTAAAGCTTTCCTGACTTTTTTATTAAAAAATAGGTAAGAATACTCCCTTAATTTGTTAAATTATCAGAACTAGCCTAAAAAAAATAGAAAATGCAATCTGACATCACGTCTTTCGATACAATCGAACAAAAAATAGATGGTTCAAGAAAAATATCTAATTACATTATTGGTGGAATGCTTACGATTGGAGGGGTTGGGTTTCTTTTGGCATCTATTTCTAGCTACACGGGTAGGGATCTATTACCGCTAGGTAATCCATCAACATTATTATTTATACCTCAAGGGATAATTATGGGTGCATATGGAGTAATAGCTAATTTATTAAATTTTTATTTATGGTATCTGGTTTATATTAACTTTGGTTCAGGAACTAATTCTTTTGATAAATCATCAAAATCCGTGGCAATCAAAAGAAAAGGGTTATTTAAGGACATTGAAGTCAAGTTGAATTTCGATGAAATTAAATCAGTTAAATTGGATATAAGTGAAGGCTTTAATCCTAGAAGAAGAATCGCCTTAGTACTCAAAGGTAGAAAAAAACCATTACCTCTAAGTGGTGCAGGCCAACTTAAACCACTTCTTCAAGTAGAAGAAGAAGGTGCCAAGCTAGCTAAATTTTTGAATGTTAGTTTGGAGGGTTTAAAATAAAAAAACGGTATATATTAAAATCATCTTCTCTCATTCAGTGTTTGTTTTTGTTAACAAGCTGTAGTTTTAAAAATGAGGTTGATTCAACTTATTATTGCCGAAAACTTAAATTAAACTGTATTGAGGTTAATAAGATAGTATACTTTCAAACTTCAAAAGGTGATTTTAAGGTTGAATTATTTGGTAAAGATAACCCAGTAACAGTTTCAAATTTTCTTGAAAATATTGAAAATAATATCTACGTAAATAAAAAATTTTATAAAATCATTAATTATCCCCAATTAAAATTTATACATGGAGGTGTTAATCCAGAAAATAAATTTTATTTTGAACGAAATCTAAAACTTAATAAGACAAGTCCTTCGATTCCTTTAGAAATAAAATTCAAAGAAGAAATTAAGCCCAGATATAATTATCAAATACAGGATCCTTATGAGATTAAAAATTTAGCTAATACTTTTGAAAGTGGTTCAATCGCTATGGTTAAGAGTGGCAAGAATAACTCATCCTCTACTGAATTTTTTTTTGTAAATAATAAAATCTCTGAATTAGACGGAAGATATTCGATTTTTGGAAAAATTGTTAATGGATTAGATGTACTTGAAAAAATTCAAGAAGAAGACTATATCAAAGAAGTCCGATTATCTTATTAGATTTCTAGAGAATATTTGTTGATCTTTAACATTTCTGTATTGACTCCTGAAGAGCGTTTAAGAGCTACCTTGCCAGTTCTTGCTATCTCAAGAATACCGTAAGGTTCTAGTAATTTCTCTAAAGCAACTAATTTACCCGGATCCCCAACAACTTCTAGTGTCAATGCTATATCTGAAACGTCTACAACTTTTGCACGAAATATTTGAACGATATCTAGGATGTTACTTCTTGTATCTTCTTTCGATGAAACTTTTAATAACATCAATTCTCTTTCTACGGCTGCGAGATTTGTAAAATCAACAACGCCTAGAACATTAAATAATTTATTAAGTTGCTTAGTCATTTGTTGAAGAGTTTCATCGTCACCTTCTACAACCATTGTTAACCTTGAAATACCTTTAGATTCCGCAGGGCCTACTGCAAGGCTATCTATGTTGAATCCCCTCCTAGCAAATAGGCCTGAGATCCTACTTAAAGCTCCAGATTCGTCTTCTACAAGAACTGATAATGTATGTTTCATATTTTAAAAGTTTTTAAATCTTTAATCCATTCATAAGAGATTTTATTAAATATTGAAGGATCTTCATCATGGATACAATGACCTGAATTGGATACTATTTTTAATTTTACCCATCTATGGAAATTTGCAATCTTTTTACCAAGAAACAAAGGTATGAAATTATCTTTTTCTCCCCAAATTAACAAAAATGGAACTTTTTTTGAGGTGCAAAGTTTTCTTAAAAGGTAAGAGGACTGATATTTTTCAACTCTAGAAGACATTCCAATACACATTGCTCTTAATGATCTTGCTGAAGTTCGTCTTAAAACTGGTTTTGTCACCAAATCTATAAGTTCGCTATCAATATTCTTTTTTTTGAAATAGGCAGAATTTAGTCCCAGTTTTATAACCCCTAATTTGGTAATTAAAAATAAAATAATCTCTAAGGGGAAAAATATAAAAAATATTTTTATGAATCTATTTCTAAATTTTTTTAATAAGCTGTTTCCCTTTATTTTTTTTTGGGTTTCCTGTATTTGATCCGGCAGAGGCGATGCAATAACTGATGCAATCTGATCTTCTAATGAAACAGCACATGTTAAAGCCACTAATGATCCTAGGGAATTACCAATAAGAATTACTTTCGCAGAGTTCTTTGGTCTTATAACCTGTTCAATAAAGTTTTTCACTTGTTTAGACCATATCTCATTATCTAATCTTCCAATTTGTCTTATCCCAGGTTGATCTGAATCTCCAAATCCTATTAAGTCTAAAGAATATGAGGCGCAATTCCTTTTTGCAAAATATTCTAAATTGTTTCTCCAATGTTTTCGACTAGCCCCAAATCCATGAAGAAAGATAATTGGAATTTCATTATCTTCGCCTGTAACACTCCAACAAATTTTAAAACCATTCCAATTCCAATAATTAGGAAAGTTAATATTTTCTTTTTTGGAACAGGTATTCATATATTCAAAATTTTCAAGATATTTGCATTATCTACTTTTTTAACAAAAAAATGTATATTAAATGTAAATTATAGTAATCATTAAATTTTACTATGGCTAAGGAAATTTTTAGTATTGCAGCAGTTTTTTGGATACTTATTCCAATAGGATTGGTTGGTGGTGCTTTATTATTGAAGTTTCAGGGTGATTGATTCTCACGAATACATAATAAATTGAGTTATGGTCTACAGGTTAAGTAAATCTTAAATATGAAGATTCTTTTAGTAGGAGCAACAGGCACACTTGGTAGGCAAATAGCAAAGCAAGCTATAGAAGAAGGACACGAAGTAAGATGCTTTGTCAGAAATCCAAGAAAAGCTTCCTTTCTACAAGAGTGGGGATGTGAACTAACAAAAGGCAATTTATTAAATTCTTCTGATATTGAATATGCTTTGCAAGATATTGAAGTTGTTATTGATGCAGCTACCAGTAAACCAGATGATCCTAAAAGTATTTATGAAATAGATTGGGATGGAAAACTCAACTTATTTAATGCTTGTGAATCTTTAAATATAAAAAGAGTAATATTCCTTTCAATTCTTTTAACAGAAAAATTTAGAAATGTTCCATTAATGGATATTAAATACTGTACTGAAAAACTTCTTGAGAAATCTGATCTAGAATATACCATTTTCAAATGTGCAGCTTTTATGCAAGGAGTTATAGGTCAATTCGCCATCCCAATTTTAGATAGTCAAGCAGTATGGATGAGTGGAAATCCAACTAAAATTGCATACATGAATACTCAAGACATGGCAAAAATTATTGTCGCAGCAGTTAATAATCCAAAAACTCATAGAACAACATTGCCATTGGTTGGTCCTAAATCTTGGGATTCAAACGAAGTTATATCCTTATGTGAAAAATTTAGCGAAAAGAAAGCTAAAGTTTTTAGAGTTTCACCTTTTCTGATAAGTGTTACTCAGAAAGTAGTTTCCTTTTTCCAAGATTCTTTAAATGTTGCTGAAAGATTGGCTTTTGCCGAAGTAACTAGTAGTGGTGAATCATTAGATGCT
This window contains:
- a CDS encoding tetratricopeptide repeat protein gives rise to the protein MKENKLLSSEEFLTLGISKLNNGKFDLAIKDLNKSIKLNPKNPDAFSKRDYANKKLGNFANAIEDYKKEYELDPNCPMANFDMGIIFFEMNKFIKQ
- a CDS encoding carbon storage regulator CsrA — encoded protein: MKKLLIPSVFVISLFGLIYPTEKENTNLTDYCFSLEKIVAKNTFDSTNKIDGTTKMIAKGVASFGVENSRGDLTTKIIETFKSESEDSFVKLIPTKIYCLGGYWIEKFQPGTFESIFYGAIQQVVKETYSDLKEDIEDNVNNLINDLNKGYKSLQKEFNNIFD
- a CDS encoding 2Fe-2S iron-sulfur cluster binding domain-containing protein, producing MKETNIKVIWPNNIETLVSEGDDWFSSAEKAGLEIPAGCFTGSCGACEIDVNGETIRACISNIKSDRKCPLKVSLTTDPFWEK
- a CDS encoding cobyric acid synthase → MELEAKLYEIKKPIMVLGTSSGAGKSLTVTAICRILKNLGEEPIPFKGQNMSNNAWVDWEGGEMAYSQALQAFACGINPSTEMNPILLKPQGNSISEVIHLGKSVGTTTAKDYYQDWFIPGWEVIKKSLKSIYKRNPNCRLIIEGAGSPVEMNLIHRDLTNLRVAKYLNANCILVTDIERGGVFAQIIGTLELMKPEEKKLIKGIIINRFRGDLSLFEDGKKWIENKTQIPVIGIIPWLNDSFPPEDSLDLIEKKSLFKNPDIKVGIIKLPSISNFSDFDPLDNEETILIEWIRKSQNLNKYDFIILPGSKQTIKDQIFLENSGLSQDIRDYSNNKGNIIGICGGLQMLGTTLEDPYLKEGSKNYSEQKIKGIGLLPLKTTFFKKKLTRQINSESLWPCHSDINGFEIHNGQTVLDEIQSSLKINPIFKDLNLGWYKENNKGGTIAGTYIHGIFENDSWREQYINLIRKSKNLPILSKKSISYKEKRQFIIDNLANEFHKHLNLKSFLS
- the maf gene encoding septum formation protein Maf, with the translated sequence MLILASASQSRKKLLENCQIEFIQKSSDFDETTIQEKNILNLALELSFQKANNLSENIQNISLPEEFNYGPVEILGCDSIFEFKGEAYGKPSNKEEAFIRWKKMSGEFGFLHTGHTLMIGNFDSTSKIFKIAEIIKKTVSSKVYFSKLEDWEIKSYVDTNEPLYCAGGFALEGVGGKYIEKIEGCFSNVMGLSLPWLRENLYR
- the psbC gene encoding photosystem II reaction center protein CP43, whose product is METPFNNLLRAPNQSIEETGYAWYVGNARLINLSGRLLGAHIAHSGLIVFWAGAMMLFEVNHFTFDKPMWEQGLICMPHVAMFGYGIGPGGEVTDIMPFFQAGVVHLIASAVLGFGGIYHSLAGPEKLEEDFPFFSTDWRDKNQMTNILGYHLIVLGVGALAWSVNWCFIGGAYDTWAPGGGEVRLVNPTLDPRVILGYLFRSPWGGAGSIIGVNSIEDIVGGHVYVGITAIIGGIFHIFTKPFGWARRAFIWNGEGLLSYALGGICVASFIASTFIWFNNTAYPSEFYGPTNAEASQAQSFTFLVRDQRIGANVGSTMGPTGLGKYLMRSPTGEIIFGGETMRFWDFRGPWLEPLRGPNGLSLEKIQNDIQPWQVRRAAEYMTHAPNASINSVGGIITEPNAVNFVNLRQWLAAAQFFLGWFTFIGHLWHAGRARAAAAGFEKGIDRKSEPALEMPDLD
- the psbD gene encoding photosystem II D2 protein (photosystem q(a) protein), whose translation is MTIAVGSAPQRGWFDVLDDWLKRDRFVFIGWSGLLLLPCAYLAIGGWFVGTTFVTSWYTHGVASSYLEGCNFLTAAVSTPGDAMGHSLLFLWGPEAQGSFVRWLQLGGLWNFVALHGVFGLIGFMLRQFEIAGLVGIRPYNALAFSAVIAVFTSIFLIYPLGQHSWFFAPSFGVAAIFRYILFIQGFHNITLNPFHMMGVAGILGGALLCAIHGATVQNTLYEDTSIYTDGKVQSSTFRAFDPTQEEETYSMITANRFWSQIFGIAFSNKRFLHFLMLFVPVMGMWTSSIGIVGLALNLRAYDFVSQEIRAAEDPEFETFYTKNILLNEGMRAWMSSVDQPHENFVFPEEVLPRGNAL
- a CDS encoding photosystem I assembly protein Ycf4, with translation MQSDITSFDTIEQKIDGSRKISNYIIGGMLTIGGVGFLLASISSYTGRDLLPLGNPSTLLFIPQGIIMGAYGVIANLLNFYLWYLVYINFGSGTNSFDKSSKSVAIKRKGLFKDIEVKLNFDEIKSVKLDISEGFNPRRRIALVLKGRKKPLPLSGAGQLKPLLQVEEEGAKLAKFLNVSLEGLK
- a CDS encoding peptidylprolyl isomerase, producing MLTSCSFKNEVDSTYYCRKLKLNCIEVNKIVYFQTSKGDFKVELFGKDNPVTVSNFLENIENNIYVNKKFYKIINYPQLKFIHGGVNPENKFYFERNLKLNKTSPSIPLEIKFKEEIKPRYNYQIQDPYEIKNLANTFESGSIAMVKSGKNNSSSTEFFFVNNKISELDGRYSIFGKIVNGLDVLEKIQEEDYIKEVRLSY
- the ilvN gene encoding acetolactate synthase small subunit, with protein sequence MKHTLSVLVEDESGALSRISGLFARRGFNIDSLAVGPAESKGISRLTMVVEGDDETLQQMTKQLNKLFNVLGVVDFTNLAAVERELMLLKVSSKEDTRSNILDIVQIFRAKVVDVSDIALTLEVVGDPGKLVALEKLLEPYGILEIARTGKVALKRSSGVNTEMLKINKYSLEI